One stretch of Oncorhynchus gorbuscha isolate QuinsamMale2020 ecotype Even-year unplaced genomic scaffold, OgorEven_v1.0 Un_scaffold_3800, whole genome shotgun sequence DNA includes these proteins:
- the LOC124028130 gene encoding mucin-13-like — MTTLSEPQNKCPQPTPVTQAPGQPTRRTGTQPTRRTGTQPTRRTGTQATRSTGTQATRSTGTQKTRSTGTQKTRSTGTQKTRSTGTQKTRCTGTQKTRCTGTQKTRSTGTQKTCSTGTQKTRSTGTQKTRSTGTQTTRRTGTQATRSTGTQVTRSTGTQATRSTGTQATQRNIVRLKRIVDEGAAVERHIMPFIKSYQVPEKRDSLKCLQSEPVELKSRNWSGIKFYVNRVKQRRSAARNSEGSTPDLDSNSGPETGNPTP; from the exons ATGACCACTCTCAGTGAACCCCAAAATAAAT GTCCACAGCCGACCCCTGTCACACAGGCGCCTGGCCAGCCGACCCGTCGCACAGGCACCCAGCCGACCCGTCGCACAGGCACCCAGCCGACCCGTCGCACAGGCACCCAGGCGACCCGTAGCACAGGCACCCAGGCGACCCGTAGCACAGGCACCCAGAAGACCCGTAGCACAGGCACCCAGAAGACCCGTAGCACAGGCACCCAGAAGACCCGTAGCACAGGCACCCAGAAGACCCGTTGCACAGGCACCCAGAAGACCCGTTGCACAGGCACACAGAAGACCCGTAGCACAGGCACCCAGAAGACCTGTAGCACAGGCACCCAGAAGACCCGTAGCACAGGCACCCAGAAGACCCGTAGCACAGGCACACAGACGACCCGTCGCACAGGCACCCAGGCGACCCGTAGCACAGGCACCCAGGTGACCCGTAGCACAGGCACCCAGGCGACCCGTAGCACAGGCACCCAGGCGACCCAAAGAAACATTGTGAGATTAAAGAGGATCGTTGATGAGGGAGCagcagtagagagacacataATGCCGTTCATAAAAAGTTACCAAGTTCCTGAAAAGAGGGACAGCCTCAAATGCCTCCAGTCAGAACCTGTGGAGCTCAAAAGCAGAAACTGGTCGGGCATTAAGTTCTATGTGAATAGAGTCAAACAGAGACGGAGTGCTGCAAGGAATTCAGAGGGCAGCACCCCTGACCTGGACTCAAACTCAGGTCCAGAGACTGGCAACccaacaccttag
- the LOC124028129 gene encoding transcription factor SPT20 homolog, with protein sequence MSQLQLLNVFITERLTAVAMEISVVLEQNIDEYLEEISRSNEENKRLQSLLDLAFNSEIKLHREDSQQLSLPVSEEEVPHEQQQHCEQERSPSQGQEDPEPTQIKEEQEEVRTSQEEDQPQGLEPDIKEILIPACVKSDYEQDPPLPSYLDQTLENRERDSLPTNTTEQIKTEPDGEDYSISEPTSDSQLLSEAQGGNIEERVDGMERPIPPPFSPDSQQPFLPVSKEEVPPEQQERSPRLGLEDPEPTKQEELWTNQEEQQLESDSRVSEPTSDCQLLSAVNPDCSAAQSGNRVSEPTSDSQLLSAVNPDCSAALGENRVCVDGAVEMLILILLPPDSQQLPLPVSEEEVPPEQQHCEQERSPSQGQEDPEPTQIKEEQEELRTSQEEDQPQGLESEFRVLEPTSLCRVLEPTSLYKELESTSVANPDCFAAKSEKIEEYVDGLERPILP encoded by the exons ATGTCACAATTACAGTTGTTGAATGTGTTTATTACCGAACGATTAACAGCGGTAGCTATGGAGATATCCGTTGTACTTGAACAAAATATAGACGAGTACCTGGAAGAAATCTCCCGTTCAAATGAGGAGAACAAACGTCTACAGAGCCTGTTGGATTTGGCTTTCAACTCCGAAATAAAGTTACACCGCGAAG ACTCCCAGcagctctctcttcctgtctctgaagaggaggttccccatgagcagcagcagcactgTGAGCAGGAGAGGAGCCCCAGTCAGGGGCAGGAGGACCCAGAGCCCACACAGAttaaagaggaacaggaggaagtcAGGACCAGTCAAGAGGAGGACCAGCCTCAAGGGCTGGAACCTGATATCAAAGAAATCTTAATCCCTGCCTGTGTGAAAAGTGATTATGAACAGGACCCACCTCTGCCCTCATATCTTGACCAAACcttggagaacagagagagagactctctaCCCACCAACACAACTGAACAGATCAAAACAGAACCTGATGGAGAGGATTACAGCATATCAGAACCAACCAGTGACTCTCAGCTCCTCTCTGAAGCCCAGGGAGGAAACATAGAAGAACGTGTTGATGGGATGGAGAGACccattccccctcccttctctccagaCTCCCAGCAgccctttctccctgtctctaaagAGGAGGTTCCCCCAGAGCAGCAGGAGAGAAGCCCCAGGCTGGGTCTGGAGGACCCAGAGCCCACAAAACAAGAGGAACTCTGGACGAATCAGGAGGAACAGCAGCTGGAATCTGACAGCAGAGTATCAGAACCAACCAGTGACTGTCAGCTCCTCTCTGCAGTAAATCCAGACTGTTCTGCGGCTCAGAGTGGAAACAGAGTATCAGAACCAACCAGTGACTCTCAGCTCCTCTCTGCAGTAAATCCAGACTGTTCTGCAGCTCTGGGTGAAAACAGAGTATGTGTTGATGGGGCAGTGGAGATGCTTATTCTTATTCTCCTCCCTCCAGACTCCCAGcagctccctctccctgtctctgaagAGGAGGTTCCCCCTGAACAGCAGCACTGTGAGCAAGAGAGGAGCCCCAGTCAGGGGCAGGAGGACCCAGAGCCCACACAGAttaaagaggaacaggaggaactCAGGACCAGTCAAGAGGAAGACCAGCCTCAAGGTCTGGAGTCTGAATTCAGAGTATTAGAACCAACCAGCCTCTGCAGAGTTTTAGAACCAACTAGTCTTTACAAAGAATTAGAATCAACGTCTGTAGCAAATCCAGACTGTTTTGCAGCTAAGAGTGAAAAGATAGAAGAATATGTTGATGGGTTGGAGAGACCCATTCTACCTTGA
- the LOC124028131 gene encoding uncharacterized protein LOC124028131 isoform X2: MELNTFLTQRLTAAAVEISAVFEKKMIEYREEISRSKEENKRLQRLLDLVFHPEIKLRRADSQQLSLPVSEEEVPHEQQHCEQERSPSQGQEDPEPTQIKEEQEELRTSQEEDQPQGLEPDTKDVLIPACVKSDYEQDPPLPSHLDQTLENRERDSLPTNTTEQIKTEPDGEDYSISEPTSDSQLLSAVNPDGSASQSENGKVHQSPSTSSEQDSSNVESNEASSFSTWSEENISVTDRNSSDSSSCTKEESEARKPVKRTCHSSGVVNEPSDLSNLCDENNPGTEISPSDGNKDKNIQTDSGAHYPAKRICQRVHDVAVARRGSGEMASCCRPKVPGSTRCYTHCLYCQGLYIRKSLRKHVRYCPLNPKAEKPKPGPKMRIQSAMAFKMCPQPDYVSTGLWKIVCGMNSDRVSFVVKNDKCILLMGEELYNKLQPDDRRNGYIQQRMREVARLLITARTCTPLMCFEDLVIPSNLPHVITAVRAVAGYNEENKTYDRPTLAVQMGYNLMNIGSAVESCALTSGRHKVAESAGKFKSFKWNEVVLAGALSTLSEPQNKCAQPARLPAEPAPSKPVAQAPSRPVSQLSRRPVNPAHRRPANPKKHCEMKVDR, from the exons ATGGAGTTGAATACGTTTCTTACTCAGCGGTTGACAGCGGCCGCTGTGGAGATATCGGCTGTCTTTGAAAAAAAGATGATCGAGTACCGGGAAGAAATCTCCCGTTCGAAGGAGGAGAACAAACGTCTACAGCGGCTGTTGGATTTGGTTTTCCACCCGGAAATCAAGTTACGTCGAGCAG ACTCCCAGcagctctctcttcctgtctctgaaGAGGAGGTTCCCCATGAGCAGCAGCACTGTGAGCAGGAGAGGAGCCCCAGTCAGGGGCAGGAGGACCCAGAGCCCACACAGAttaaagaggaacaggaggaactCAGGACCAGTCAAGAGGAAGACCAGCCTCAAGGTTTGGAACCTGATACCAAAGACGTCTTGATTCCTGCCTGTGTGAAAAGTGACTATGAACAGGACCCACCTCTGCCCTCACATCTTGACCAAACcttggagaacagagagagggactctCTACCCACCAACACAACTGAACAGATCAAAACAGAACCTGATGGAGAGGATTACAGCATATCAGAACCAACCAGTGACTCTCAGCTCCTCTCTGCAGTAAATCCAGACGGTTCTGCATCTCAGAGTGAAAACGGTAAAGTTCATCAGAGTCCCAGCACTTCTTCAGAACAA GATTCTAGTAACGTGGAATCAAATGAAGCATCTAGTTTCTCCACCTGGAGTGAGGAAAACATCTCCGTAACAGACAGAAACTCTTCAGACAGTAGCTCCTGCACTAAAGAAGAGTCTGAGGCACGTAAACCAGTGAAGAGAACATGCCATTCTAGTGGTGTGGTGAACGAACCATCTGATTTGTCCAACTTATGTGATGAAAACAACCCGGGGACTGAGATCAGCCCTTCAGACGGCAACAAAGACAAGAAcatccaaacagactctggggcTCATTATCCAGCTAAGAGGATCTGTCAGAGGGTGCATGATGTTGCCGTAGCAAGACGTGGGAGTGGAGAGATGGCCTCCTGTTGCCGTCCCAAAGTGCCAGGATCCACTCGATGTTACACCCACTGCTTGTACTGTCAAGGTTTGTACATTCGAAAGTCACTACGGAAGCATGTCAGATACTGCCCTCTGAACCCCAAAGCTGAAAAACCAAAACCTGGACCAAAGATGAGGATTCAGTCAGCAATGGCGTTTAAGATGTGTCCTCAACCCGACTACGTCAGCACAGGTCTTTGGAAGATCGTTTGTGGTATGAACTCCGACCGAGTTTCATTTGTGGTGAAAAATGACAAATGTATCCTCCTCATGGGAGAGGAGCTGTACAACAAACTACAGCCAGATGACAGAAGAAACGGATACATTCAGCAAAGAATGAGAGAGGTGGCAAGACTCCTCATCACGGCCAGGACGTGTACACCTCTGATGTGCTTTGAGGACTTGGTCATACCTAGTAATTTACCTCACGTCATCACGGCAGTGAGAGCTGTTGCTGGCTACAACGAGGAGAACAAAACGTACGACCGTCCGACGCTGGCTGTTCAAATGGGATACAACTTAATGAACATTGGCAGCGCTGTGGAATCCTGTGCATTGACGTCAGGACGACACAAAGTCGCGGAGTCTGCTGGCAAATTCAAAAGTTTCAAGTGGAATGAGGTTGTTTTGGCTGGAGCACTGTCCACTCTCAGTGAACCCCAAAATAAAT GCGCCCAGCCGGCCCGTCTCCCAGCGGAGCCGGCGCCCAGCAAACCCGTCGCACAGGCGCCCAGCCGTCCTGTCTCCCAGCTGAGCCGGCGCCCAGTAAACCCGGCGCACAGGCGCCCAGCCAACCCAAAGAAACACTGTGAGATGAAAGTGGATCGTTGA
- the LOC124028131 gene encoding uncharacterized protein LOC124028131 isoform X1 — MELNTFLTQRLTAAAVEISAVFEKKMIEYREEISRSKEENKRLQRLLDLVFHPEIKLRRADSQQLSLPVSEEEVPHEQQHCEQERSPSQGQEDPEPTQIKEEQEELRTSQEEDQPQGLEPDTKDVLIPACVKSDYEQDPPLPSHLDQTLENRERDSLPTNTTEQIKTEPDGEDYSISEPTSDSQLLSAVNPDGSASQSENGKVHQSPSTSSEQDSSNVESNEASSFSTWSEENISVTDRNSSDSSSCTKEESEARKPVKRTCHSSGVVNEPSDLSNLCDENNPGTEISPSDGNKDKNIQTDSGAHYPAKRICQRVHDVAVARRGSGEMASCCRPKVPGSTRCYTHCLYCQGLYIRKSLRKHVRYCPLNPKAEKPKPGPKMRIQSAMAFKMCPQPDYVSTGLWKIVCGMNSDRVSFVVKNDKCILLMGEELYNKLQPDDRRNGYIQQRMREVARLLITARTCTPLMCFEDLVIPSNLPHVITAVRAVAGYNEENKTYDRPTLAVQMGYNLMNIGSAVESCALTSGRHKVAESAGKFKSFKWNEVVLAGALSTLSEPQNKCAQPARRTGAQPARLPAEPAPSKPVAQAPSRPVSQLSRRPVNPAHRRPANPKKHCEMKVDR; from the exons ATGGAGTTGAATACGTTTCTTACTCAGCGGTTGACAGCGGCCGCTGTGGAGATATCGGCTGTCTTTGAAAAAAAGATGATCGAGTACCGGGAAGAAATCTCCCGTTCGAAGGAGGAGAACAAACGTCTACAGCGGCTGTTGGATTTGGTTTTCCACCCGGAAATCAAGTTACGTCGAGCAG ACTCCCAGcagctctctcttcctgtctctgaaGAGGAGGTTCCCCATGAGCAGCAGCACTGTGAGCAGGAGAGGAGCCCCAGTCAGGGGCAGGAGGACCCAGAGCCCACACAGAttaaagaggaacaggaggaactCAGGACCAGTCAAGAGGAAGACCAGCCTCAAGGTTTGGAACCTGATACCAAAGACGTCTTGATTCCTGCCTGTGTGAAAAGTGACTATGAACAGGACCCACCTCTGCCCTCACATCTTGACCAAACcttggagaacagagagagggactctCTACCCACCAACACAACTGAACAGATCAAAACAGAACCTGATGGAGAGGATTACAGCATATCAGAACCAACCAGTGACTCTCAGCTCCTCTCTGCAGTAAATCCAGACGGTTCTGCATCTCAGAGTGAAAACGGTAAAGTTCATCAGAGTCCCAGCACTTCTTCAGAACAA GATTCTAGTAACGTGGAATCAAATGAAGCATCTAGTTTCTCCACCTGGAGTGAGGAAAACATCTCCGTAACAGACAGAAACTCTTCAGACAGTAGCTCCTGCACTAAAGAAGAGTCTGAGGCACGTAAACCAGTGAAGAGAACATGCCATTCTAGTGGTGTGGTGAACGAACCATCTGATTTGTCCAACTTATGTGATGAAAACAACCCGGGGACTGAGATCAGCCCTTCAGACGGCAACAAAGACAAGAAcatccaaacagactctggggcTCATTATCCAGCTAAGAGGATCTGTCAGAGGGTGCATGATGTTGCCGTAGCAAGACGTGGGAGTGGAGAGATGGCCTCCTGTTGCCGTCCCAAAGTGCCAGGATCCACTCGATGTTACACCCACTGCTTGTACTGTCAAGGTTTGTACATTCGAAAGTCACTACGGAAGCATGTCAGATACTGCCCTCTGAACCCCAAAGCTGAAAAACCAAAACCTGGACCAAAGATGAGGATTCAGTCAGCAATGGCGTTTAAGATGTGTCCTCAACCCGACTACGTCAGCACAGGTCTTTGGAAGATCGTTTGTGGTATGAACTCCGACCGAGTTTCATTTGTGGTGAAAAATGACAAATGTATCCTCCTCATGGGAGAGGAGCTGTACAACAAACTACAGCCAGATGACAGAAGAAACGGATACATTCAGCAAAGAATGAGAGAGGTGGCAAGACTCCTCATCACGGCCAGGACGTGTACACCTCTGATGTGCTTTGAGGACTTGGTCATACCTAGTAATTTACCTCACGTCATCACGGCAGTGAGAGCTGTTGCTGGCTACAACGAGGAGAACAAAACGTACGACCGTCCGACGCTGGCTGTTCAAATGGGATACAACTTAATGAACATTGGCAGCGCTGTGGAATCCTGTGCATTGACGTCAGGACGACACAAAGTCGCGGAGTCTGCTGGCAAATTCAAAAGTTTCAAGTGGAATGAGGTTGTTTTGGCTGGAGCACTGTCCACTCTCAGTGAACCCCAAAATAAAT GCGCCCAGCCGGCCCGTCGCACAGGCGCCCAGCCGGCCCGTCTCCCAGCGGAGCCGGCGCCCAGCAAACCCGTCGCACAGGCGCCCAGCCGTCCTGTCTCCCAGCTGAGCCGGCGCCCAGTAAACCCGGCGCACAGGCGCCCAGCCAACCCAAAGAAACACTGTGAGATGAAAGTGGATCGTTGA